A genomic segment from Roseibium algicola encodes:
- a CDS encoding ATP-binding cassette domain-containing protein, which yields MSREILVETRDLAMHFGGVIANEAVSFTLETGELRCLIGPNGAGKSTFFKCLTGQLTPTEGSVMIGDTDTTNFEPHEVARLGVGIKTQTPNVFDGLSIQENVWLSARRWHSADRARAITRETLERVRLGSLRSRSVGALAHGQRQWVELAMVMAAEPRLVLLDEPAAGMTDEETLFTAELIREINRTASLIIVEHDMNFIRAIAEKVTVFHRGRILMEDTMEVISADPVVRDVYLGHKH from the coding sequence ATGAGCCGCGAGATTCTCGTCGAAACCCGTGACCTTGCAATGCATTTCGGCGGGGTCATCGCCAATGAAGCGGTGAGCTTTACACTCGAAACAGGCGAGCTACGCTGTCTGATCGGACCGAATGGCGCAGGTAAGAGCACGTTTTTCAAGTGCCTCACGGGCCAGCTTACGCCCACCGAAGGCTCGGTCATGATCGGCGATACCGATACCACCAATTTCGAGCCGCATGAGGTCGCGCGCCTCGGGGTCGGCATCAAGACCCAGACGCCGAATGTATTCGACGGTCTCTCGATTCAGGAAAACGTGTGGCTTTCAGCCCGCCGCTGGCATTCTGCAGACCGTGCGCGGGCGATTACCCGCGAAACGCTGGAGCGGGTACGCCTGGGCTCGCTGCGGTCCCGTTCGGTCGGAGCGCTTGCGCACGGTCAGCGTCAATGGGTGGAACTTGCCATGGTAATGGCCGCCGAGCCCAGACTGGTGTTGCTCGACGAGCCTGCCGCCGGGATGACCGACGAGGAGACCCTCTTCACTGCGGAACTCATTCGTGAAATCAACCGGACCGCGAGCCTGATCATTGTCGAGCACGACATGAACTTCATCCGTGCCATCGCCGAAAAGGTCACCGTCTTTCACCGCGGCCGTATTCTGATGGAGGACACGATGGAGGTGATATCCGCTGACCCGGTCGTTCGCGACGTCTACCTGGGACATAAGCATTGA
- a CDS encoding branched-chain amino acid ABC transporter permease, with the protein MSEKSDLTATWAVALAGVVVMLVAPHVLALFTIINLTTAIALALLGLSLGLVWGSGGILCFGQTAFFGLGAYVYAVTAQNFGDTTLATLFAIAAGAAFAGLLGYFMFWGRISDVYLGVTTLTVTLILFNLFRRTSGPEYRIGNALLGGFNGTSAPPLHMPWDTGAMLLPQDVFYVAMGALILAYVGCALLVRSHFGRVCAAIRENETRAELLGYDSRLYKLGLFAVGGGLAGLAGMLIANGIGRVTPDLFNLSYAAQAIIWVIVGGRGTLLGPIFGAFAVFWLTSWLGTQSMFNSNIVLGLVLIVFVLLLPRGVVPTLQKLARGSQRQTKRERARGRRRPRASVPAE; encoded by the coding sequence GTGAGTGAGAAATCCGACCTGACGGCGACATGGGCCGTAGCGCTTGCGGGTGTCGTAGTCATGCTTGTCGCGCCGCACGTGTTGGCGCTCTTCACCATCATTAACCTGACAACGGCGATTGCACTGGCGCTTCTGGGCCTCAGCCTTGGCCTTGTCTGGGGCAGCGGCGGTATCCTCTGTTTCGGCCAGACAGCCTTTTTCGGTCTCGGGGCCTATGTCTATGCGGTGACGGCGCAGAATTTCGGCGACACCACGCTTGCCACGCTTTTCGCTATAGCCGCAGGTGCCGCCTTTGCCGGGCTGCTTGGTTATTTCATGTTCTGGGGCCGGATCAGCGATGTCTATCTTGGCGTGACCACGCTCACCGTAACGCTGATCCTGTTCAATCTCTTCAGGCGCACCTCCGGCCCCGAATACAGGATCGGCAATGCGCTTCTCGGCGGATTCAACGGTACCTCCGCGCCGCCCCTGCACATGCCGTGGGACACCGGGGCCATGTTGCTGCCGCAGGATGTCTTCTATGTCGCCATGGGCGCGCTGATCCTTGCCTATGTCGGTTGTGCCTTGCTGGTGCGGAGCCATTTCGGCCGGGTCTGCGCAGCGATCCGCGAAAACGAAACGCGCGCGGAACTGCTTGGGTACGACAGCCGGCTCTACAAGCTCGGTCTCTTTGCAGTCGGCGGCGGTCTTGCCGGTCTTGCCGGCATGCTGATCGCCAATGGTATCGGCCGTGTCACGCCGGATCTCTTCAATCTTTCCTATGCCGCACAGGCGATCATCTGGGTGATCGTCGGTGGCCGAGGCACGCTGCTCGGTCCGATCTTCGGAGCCTTCGCGGTTTTCTGGCTCACCTCATGGCTTGGAACCCAGTCGATGTTCAACAGTAATATCGTTCTCGGACTCGTCCTCATCGTTTTTGTGCTGCTGCTGCCACGCGGCGTCGTTCCCACGCTGCAGAAACTTGCCCGCGGCAGCCAGCGACAGACGAAACGCGAACGGGCACGTGGACGCCGGCGCCCCCGTGCGTCCGTACCGGCGGAGTAA
- a CDS encoding branched-chain amino acid ABC transporter permease, whose protein sequence is MDLAVVFLLQILYGIANLALIGLGLAIIFGMMRVINLAHGEFLMLGGYTVVTATNAGIDIWLAMLVLAPLVVGIIGVVVERVLIRFLYGRTVDTLLATWGLSLLLVGLVTAIFGPQTATTLSPPIDAIQIGGFGTSGYEIFLILVTIALFGLVFVLFRHTKLGLTARGTMQRADVAAALGVSTDRVYMITFGIGSAVAGLAGGLLAPVTGVVPTIGATYIAKAFITVISGGTAILAGTASAAVLLGAINNIVTFLTGPTIGEVALLAAAIILLRLMPNGITGHFFRRSL, encoded by the coding sequence ATGGATTTAGCCGTCGTTTTCCTGCTACAGATCCTCTATGGCATCGCCAATCTTGCGCTGATCGGCCTTGGCCTTGCGATCATCTTCGGCATGATGAGGGTCATTAATCTCGCCCATGGCGAGTTCCTGATGTTGGGCGGCTATACGGTGGTGACCGCAACCAACGCCGGCATCGACATCTGGTTGGCGATGCTGGTTCTTGCACCGCTCGTGGTCGGTATTATCGGAGTTGTGGTGGAACGGGTGTTGATCCGTTTCCTCTACGGGCGCACGGTCGACACGCTGCTCGCGACCTGGGGCCTGAGCTTGCTCCTTGTCGGTCTGGTCACCGCAATTTTCGGACCGCAGACGGCAACGACACTGTCGCCCCCGATCGATGCGATACAGATCGGCGGTTTTGGCACGAGCGGTTATGAGATCTTTCTGATTCTTGTGACCATTGCACTTTTCGGACTGGTCTTTGTCCTCTTTCGTCATACCAAACTCGGTCTGACGGCCCGGGGGACGATGCAGCGGGCGGATGTGGCGGCCGCCCTCGGTGTCTCAACAGATCGGGTCTACATGATCACCTTCGGCATCGGTTCGGCCGTGGCCGGGCTTGCCGGTGGCTTGCTCGCTCCCGTCACCGGGGTCGTTCCGACAATTGGTGCAACCTATATCGCAAAAGCCTTCATCACCGTCATCAGCGGCGGCACGGCCATCCTCGCTGGAACGGCCTCGGCCGCGGTGTTGCTGGGCGCTATCAACAATATCGTCACATTCCTCACCGGTCCGACCATTGGCGAAGTCGCGCTGCTCGCCGCAGCGATCATCCTTCTGCGTTTGATGCCGAACGGCATCACGGGCCATTTTTTCCGGAGAAGCCTGTGA
- a CDS encoding urea ABC transporter substrate-binding protein, whose translation MSVSRRSLLKSVAAAPLALAAPSLVRSAFAADPIKMGVLLDQSGGIELLGSPMLEATRLAVKEINDSGGLLDRPVEIIAYDPQTTIQFYTQYATQLAAGDQVDVVQGGITSASREAIRPVLNRFQKLYFYNTFYEGGVCDFNNVCTGSTPAQTVEKLIPYAMKKWGSKVYVLAADYNYGQITSQWVKKYVGDNGGEVQEIEFFPLDVTNFGPTIKKIEAAKPDFVVSALVGAAHISFYKQYAAAGLKAKIPLASTVFSAGGEQTLLGAEETEGMLVSFAYFEEIDTPKNAKFLKDLRANASKPINYVAEVTARSYEGVLLWAEAVRKAGSVDRVEVLKALQTPVSIEGPSGTLTIDTQTNHLSQNIYIAEIRDRKINIVESFAAQPPTDTRLVCDLVATPDQQTFYFENGLEAAGIQ comes from the coding sequence ATGTCTGTCAGCCGTCGTTCGTTGTTGAAGAGTGTTGCCGCTGCACCGCTCGCGCTTGCTGCTCCCTCGCTAGTCCGCTCAGCGTTTGCCGCCGATCCCATTAAAATGGGCGTCTTGCTCGATCAATCGGGCGGCATCGAACTGCTCGGCTCTCCGATGCTCGAGGCGACAAGGCTCGCGGTAAAGGAGATTAATGACTCGGGGGGTCTGTTGGACCGGCCTGTCGAGATCATCGCCTACGACCCGCAGACGACAATCCAGTTCTACACCCAATATGCAACCCAGTTGGCAGCCGGAGATCAGGTCGACGTGGTCCAGGGCGGCATCACCTCCGCGTCGCGCGAGGCCATCCGTCCGGTCTTAAACCGCTTCCAGAAGCTATATTTCTACAACACCTTCTATGAGGGTGGCGTTTGTGACTTCAACAATGTGTGTACCGGCTCCACACCAGCGCAGACAGTGGAGAAGCTGATCCCCTATGCGATGAAAAAGTGGGGCAGCAAGGTCTACGTTCTCGCCGCCGACTACAACTATGGCCAGATCACCTCGCAATGGGTGAAAAAATATGTCGGGGACAATGGCGGCGAGGTCCAGGAGATCGAGTTCTTCCCTCTGGACGTGACCAATTTCGGTCCGACGATCAAGAAAATCGAGGCAGCAAAACCTGATTTCGTCGTCTCCGCTCTGGTCGGAGCTGCGCATATCTCCTTTTACAAGCAATATGCTGCGGCTGGCCTGAAGGCCAAAATTCCATTGGCTTCGACAGTCTTTTCCGCCGGGGGCGAGCAGACGCTGCTGGGCGCGGAAGAGACGGAAGGCATGCTGGTTTCTTTCGCCTACTTCGAGGAAATCGACACTCCGAAGAACGCCAAGTTTCTGAAAGATCTGAGAGCGAATGCCTCGAAGCCGATCAACTATGTCGCGGAAGTTACCGCCCGCTCCTATGAAGGTGTGCTTTTGTGGGCTGAAGCTGTCCGCAAGGCCGGCAGTGTCGACCGTGTCGAGGTACTCAAGGCTTTGCAGACCCCTGTGAGTATCGAGGGACCGAGCGGCACGCTCACCATCGACACGCAGACCAACCACCTCAGTCAGAACATCTACATCGCCGAGATACGCGATCGAAAGATCAATATCGTCGAAAGTTTCGCCGCGCAGCCACCGACCGATACCCGTCTGGTCTGTGATCTCGTAGCCACTCCCGACCAGCAGACCTTCTATTTCGAAAACGGCCTGGAGGCGGCGGGTATCCAGTAG
- a CDS encoding flotillin family protein, giving the protein MLPKMEYGILILFSALLVLLAILIIVLFLSRFFVKASREVALVRTGLGGQRVILDGGLVSLPILHRVAEISMRTVRLEVVRAGERSIITQDRLRIDVTVEFYVRVEPTAEGVATAAQALGSKASRAADLTGILEGKLVDALLSVAARYTMDGLQDRRGEYVAEVAAALSERVGSNGLMLEAVSLTRLDQTPFSALDQNNAFNAVGMRRLAEVIATNRRERAEIEDSADIAVRQSHLDAAKRRLLIEQEEEQAELARRQQVSTYQALSEAETAEAQALAEGRRERASIQREADVRAEKIERDKAVREQELQSELAITAAKHDVAIRLAEKRAEESAAEVVAQERLADEAKARETVETSRATAAAERLRAVALIKAEEETSVEDARTASQADTIRTLAAAEAEASETRARGIRAEQLAKAEGEAALVAAQNDQSDAVMKMKVDVARIQTLPEVVREMVRPAEKIDSIRINHVTGFGGSSAPLGQNSGGAPVNQVVDSVLSMALQLPAIQKLGEEIGLNVGGGLERTSFGFANVAMTDADRPEPQPSSAEPDARNA; this is encoded by the coding sequence ATGCTGCCGAAAATGGAGTATGGCATCTTGATCCTTTTTTCGGCTCTGCTCGTTCTCCTCGCAATTCTGATCATTGTGCTTTTTCTCAGCCGATTCTTCGTCAAGGCGAGTCGCGAGGTGGCCCTGGTGCGGACAGGCCTCGGTGGTCAGCGTGTTATATTGGACGGTGGCCTCGTCAGTCTGCCGATTCTCCACCGAGTTGCGGAAATCAGCATGCGGACGGTACGGCTCGAGGTGGTGCGCGCTGGCGAACGTTCGATCATTACCCAGGACCGTCTGCGCATCGACGTCACCGTCGAGTTCTATGTGCGGGTCGAGCCGACAGCGGAGGGGGTGGCGACCGCCGCCCAGGCGCTTGGCAGCAAGGCCTCCCGCGCCGCCGACCTCACAGGGATACTTGAAGGCAAGCTCGTGGATGCGCTTTTAAGTGTCGCAGCCCGTTACACGATGGACGGGCTGCAGGACCGACGCGGCGAGTATGTAGCGGAGGTCGCGGCCGCCTTGAGCGAGCGGGTCGGCTCCAACGGACTGATGCTTGAGGCTGTTTCGCTCACCCGTCTCGATCAGACCCCCTTCAGTGCGCTCGATCAGAACAACGCCTTCAATGCAGTCGGCATGCGCCGTCTTGCCGAGGTAATCGCCACCAACCGGCGCGAGCGCGCCGAAATCGAAGACAGCGCCGATATCGCGGTGCGGCAGAGCCATCTCGATGCCGCCAAGCGCCGGCTTCTGATCGAGCAGGAAGAAGAGCAGGCGGAACTCGCGCGCAGACAGCAGGTGAGCACCTATCAAGCCCTGAGCGAGGCTGAAACCGCCGAAGCGCAAGCGCTTGCCGAGGGACGGCGCGAACGCGCTTCGATCCAGCGCGAGGCCGATGTGCGCGCCGAGAAGATCGAACGCGACAAGGCCGTGCGCGAGCAGGAGCTGCAATCGGAACTCGCGATCACTGCGGCCAAGCACGATGTTGCCATCCGGCTTGCCGAAAAGCGGGCGGAAGAGTCGGCCGCGGAAGTCGTTGCGCAAGAGCGGCTCGCCGACGAAGCAAAGGCCCGCGAGACGGTCGAGACGTCGCGTGCGACCGCAGCGGCCGAACGTCTGCGGGCGGTCGCACTCATCAAAGCGGAGGAGGAAACTTCCGTGGAAGATGCCCGAACCGCCTCGCAGGCCGACACCATCCGGACACTTGCCGCCGCCGAGGCTGAGGCAAGCGAGACCAGGGCTCGCGGTATCCGCGCCGAGCAGCTTGCCAAGGCGGAAGGTGAGGCGGCTCTCGTTGCCGCACAGAACGACCAGTCGGATGCAGTTATGAAGATGAAGGTCGATGTCGCTCGTATCCAGACACTTCCCGAAGTCGTCAGGGAAATGGTGCGTCCGGCCGAGAAGATCGACTCAATCCGGATCAATCATGTCACCGGATTTGGCGGCAGCTCTGCGCCCTTGGGTCAGAATAGCGGGGGCGCTCCCGTTAATCAGGTCGTCGACAGTGTGCTGTCCATGGCGCTTCAGCTTCCCGCGATCCAGAAACTCGGGGAAGAGATCGGCCTCAATGTCGGTGGCGGTCTCGAACGAACATCGTTCGGTTTCGCCAACGTCGCGATGACGGACGCCGACCGGCCCGAGCCCCAACCGTCCTCGGCCGAGCCCGACGCCAGGAACGCTTGA
- a CDS encoding LysR substrate-binding domain-containing protein → MTRHVNFDIDCLRSFLVVADTMSFSRTAEIVGRAQSTISQQIAKLEMQVGKELLMRRKGRVLELTGEGKRLAQYARRMLQLNDEAYSSMSDDVLSGSVRLGVPLDFFGRDIAIWLARFKQRHPMVALEVEANQSDNLMRRSERGEFDLAFFKQEAGASKGVVALTEQLVWVAGPNYVPAADESAPMILFPEGCAYRRFAIGALEERQRPWHISFVGPSFDCLKSALAGGLGISVLARTLVTPPLRIIQRDAGLPQLPVVELVYSFRKHSNSRVVTELADFINDRLLEGMSAPADA, encoded by the coding sequence ATGACCCGACACGTCAATTTCGACATCGACTGCCTACGCTCTTTTCTGGTTGTCGCAGACACCATGAGTTTCTCCCGTACGGCCGAGATTGTCGGGCGGGCTCAATCGACGATCAGCCAGCAGATTGCCAAGCTGGAGATGCAGGTCGGCAAGGAGCTACTGATGCGCCGGAAAGGCCGCGTCCTTGAGCTCACCGGCGAAGGCAAGCGATTGGCGCAATACGCTCGCCGAATGCTACAACTCAACGATGAGGCTTATTCGTCAATGTCCGACGACGTGCTCTCCGGCTCGGTTCGCCTGGGTGTGCCGCTGGATTTTTTCGGCCGGGATATCGCCATCTGGCTGGCGCGTTTTAAGCAGCGGCACCCGATGGTGGCTCTCGAGGTAGAGGCCAACCAATCGGACAATCTGATGCGGCGCAGTGAACGCGGGGAGTTCGATCTCGCGTTTTTCAAACAGGAAGCAGGCGCTTCCAAAGGGGTCGTCGCACTCACCGAGCAACTCGTCTGGGTCGCCGGTCCGAATTACGTCCCGGCAGCTGACGAGTCCGCTCCGATGATTCTCTTTCCCGAAGGCTGCGCCTACAGGCGTTTCGCCATCGGGGCCCTCGAGGAGCGTCAGCGTCCCTGGCATATAAGCTTCGTCGGGCCGAGCTTCGATTGTCTGAAGTCCGCGCTCGCCGGGGGGCTCGGCATCTCTGTTCTGGCGCGCACGCTTGTCACGCCGCCGCTGCGTATCATCCAGCGTGATGCAGGTCTGCCACAGCTCCCGGTCGTTGAACTCGTCTATTCCTTCCGCAAGCACAGCAACTCGCGCGTCGTCACCGAACTGGCCGACTTTATCAACGATCGCCTGCTGGAAGGAATGTCCGCGCCGGCCGACGCGTGA
- a CDS encoding haloacid dehalogenase type II has translation MPVKAVVFDAYGTLYDPQSVATVTDRAYPGYGEMITQVWRIKQLEYTWLRSLMQKYEDFESITSASLRYTLKLLGLPLIDSVFTSILEKYRWLDPYPEAHDALEGLAGHDLAILSNGSPNMLNELVRNTGFDRQINHVISVDPMRIYKPSPLAYALIETRLGVQPSEVMFVSSNPFDACGAKAFGLKVAWIDRVPSDAMVEACKRSDRIAPVTMFRAVRQQMDELGFDPDHRISSLTGLADLLQSELLG, from the coding sequence GTGCCGGTCAAAGCTGTCGTCTTCGATGCCTACGGAACTCTTTACGATCCACAATCCGTCGCAACCGTGACGGATCGGGCCTATCCGGGTTATGGCGAAATGATCACGCAGGTCTGGCGGATCAAGCAGCTCGAATACACGTGGCTGCGTTCGCTGATGCAGAAATACGAAGACTTCGAAAGCATCACCTCTGCCTCGCTCAGATACACGCTCAAATTGCTCGGTCTGCCGTTGATAGACAGCGTGTTCACATCGATCCTCGAGAAATACAGGTGGCTAGACCCCTATCCCGAGGCGCATGACGCTCTGGAAGGACTGGCCGGGCACGACCTTGCGATACTTTCGAACGGCAGCCCGAACATGTTGAACGAGCTTGTGCGGAACACCGGCTTCGACCGGCAAATCAACCACGTTATCAGCGTCGACCCGATGCGCATTTACAAGCCCAGCCCACTAGCCTACGCACTTATCGAGACACGGCTGGGCGTTCAGCCTTCGGAAGTGATGTTCGTTTCATCGAACCCGTTCGACGCCTGCGGCGCCAAGGCTTTCGGCCTTAAGGTCGCATGGATCGACCGCGTTCCGTCGGACGCCATGGTCGAGGCGTGCAAACGCAGCGACCGGATAGCGCCGGTCACAATGTTCCGCGCCGTTCGCCAGCAGATGGACGAACTCGGCTTCGATCCGGACCACAGGATTTCCTCGCTCACCGGGTTGGCCGATCTGCTTCAGTCGGAATTGTTAGGCTAG
- a CDS encoding IS110 family transposase, with product MRLHYLGVDLAKNVFQLHGEDAEGNIVYRKRLGRARFLNDIGRLAGCQIGIEACTGAFYWQREFEALGHSVRIIAPQYLKPFARHQKNVQNDAAAICTALRQPNMRFVPPKSLGQQDIQALHRVRQRLVNRRTALVSQTRGLLLDRGLAFGLSITRARRVVLRLLTMERDRLGDLFTSLPEQLFEMLCELDRRVVWFDREINRVFRSNEACQRIAKIRGVGPKTATAIVAAIVDGAEFNNGRHLAAWLGLVPKQHSSGNRQMLQGISKRGDRHLRALLVHGARAVLRTAPKHHDAVSQWAIGLQERRGAAKAIVAIANKNARIIFAMLRQNTEFGTA from the coding sequence ATGAGACTGCACTATCTTGGGGTTGATCTGGCGAAGAACGTGTTTCAGCTGCACGGTGAAGATGCCGAGGGCAACATTGTCTATCGCAAACGCCTTGGGCGTGCGCGGTTTCTCAACGATATCGGTCGATTGGCGGGTTGTCAGATCGGTATCGAGGCCTGTACTGGCGCATTCTATTGGCAAAGAGAATTTGAAGCGCTCGGCCACTCGGTTCGGATCATCGCCCCACAATACCTCAAACCTTTCGCCCGTCATCAAAAGAATGTTCAAAACGATGCAGCTGCTATCTGTACGGCACTGCGTCAGCCGAACATGCGGTTCGTTCCACCCAAATCGCTTGGTCAGCAGGACATTCAAGCATTACATCGTGTACGCCAACGACTCGTCAATCGTCGAACTGCCCTTGTCTCTCAGACGCGTGGATTGCTTCTGGACCGTGGCCTTGCCTTCGGTCTCTCAATTACTCGCGCCAGACGCGTGGTCCTGCGTTTGTTGACCATGGAGCGGGACAGGCTTGGTGATCTTTTCACCTCACTGCCAGAGCAGCTCTTTGAGATGCTATGTGAACTGGACCGACGTGTCGTCTGGTTTGATCGTGAGATCAATCGGGTTTTCCGCAGCAATGAGGCCTGTCAGCGTATCGCAAAGATCCGTGGCGTGGGTCCCAAAACAGCGACTGCTATTGTCGCGGCGATCGTAGACGGAGCCGAGTTCAATAACGGCCGTCATCTGGCCGCGTGGCTTGGTTTGGTTCCAAAACAACATTCGAGTGGGAACAGGCAAATGCTCCAGGGCATATCAAAACGTGGTGACCGACACCTTAGAGCACTGCTGGTTCACGGGGCACGTGCGGTTTTGCGAACGGCACCAAAGCACCACGATGCGGTTAGTCAGTGGGCCATTGGTCTCCAGGAGCGACGGGGGGCTGCTAAAGCGATCGTCGCAATCGCCAACAAGAACGCGCGGATCATATTTGCCATGTTGCGACAAAACACGGAGTTCGGTACCGCCTAA